The Liolophura sinensis isolate JHLJ2023 chromosome 6, CUHK_Ljap_v2, whole genome shotgun sequence genomic sequence TTGACGTCTAATTTACAGCTTGAAATTCTCCTTTCTATATTGATAAGACAAATAATTTACAGATTTAAATTccccatttttattttgatataaagaCTTTTAATTTGCAGCTTGAAATTCTCCTGTCTGTTTTCGTACAACCACTATTAGCTGTAAAGTGATTCTTAGTCTCGACTTTGTTCCATGTGTTATTTTGAGGTTACCATGAGGTACTATTATGTGCTACTGTCAGTTGAGCCATGGCTTTAACAGATGAGTACATCATGTTAAGAAGATAAGGTAATTCTtccaatttttgggacacctgattTACCCTTTATAGCCAATATACACGTAATTGTAGcagacatatttattttcacatggttagtctaTTTAATTAACAACATACTCACATCTGTACTTTTCCCCCAGGACTTGGAgaaaaaatgtaattctttgctttgaCCACTGTTAATATCTGTTCTAAACAGTAGAAGAACTAGGGTAGTTATGTCTGAACATGAAATTGTTGCATCTTTAAGaatcaaataatacatttatctaTATATTGGCCTTCAGTGAATATATAGACAGTGCAGTGTATTCATCAAACAGAATTTTGCATGTCTTGGCAATTAGTATATGTGAGTAAATGAAATTACCCGTTAGTTTGTTAGGAGAAAATcatatcaaatgtatgtaattcAGGCAAGCTTGTCCATGCATTTACACTGAACCTTATCTCATTTAGTTTTGATGGACAGATCTATGTCATTACtttgatacattttttgaaTCGGTTGATCTGGTAAAATTACCCTTCGGGTTAGCTCCACTCTGTGGAAATTTGCCAATGTAATTCAGTGAAGCATGTGTTTATTTAGGGAGGTTTCTGACAGTAGAATTGATGGATGATGGCCTTACCGATCTTATCTGGGCAGGACGAGTTATCACCGCCTAAGCACTCTGTACTACCTAATGCTGTAATTTACCAGACTTCTAGTGTCCCATCCAAATAGCGTTCTGACCCACCTCTGAGTCGTTAACGTGGCATTGTGATTTATTATAGACGGAAGCTTGTGATGTATAACAATGTATAGAAATCTTGTTTAGCCCAATCACCTGACTTATCATATATGGGCCTTGTGAAGATGTCTTAACAACATGAGCTACATTTTATAAATGATAATATTTGAGATTGTTGTCGCATGCAAGGATGCTTCAGTTAGCATcgttaacatttaaacatacaCAAGTGTCAGTATTTTGATTATAAAAACTGTTTGTAAAGCCttttttgtgacatattttgGGTCCTTAATAGCCAAATGGTCAGGTGTTACTTCTTCAGTTTATTAGACCACCAGTCCTAGATTACAAACCTGACTTCTGTCATAGATAAAAAtgagtataaatatatatattcaggtttcctttgttttttcttacacAGGTGTTAAATTATGTGCcagataaaacaccaatccaataaataaaccaatcaaaatggAATCTTTCTTTAAAAATCATGATCTTTGAAGCATCTTAACTGCCTTTCATAAACAGCCTTGTTGGGGCTAGACTTAGACCAAACTGATCTTAAATATGGTTACATCTTCCTTCAGCTTCAGGTAGTACTTGAGCAACAACCAATAGAACGGCTGGCCGTTGAACTTTCGGTACTCTTTAAAAATATGGCAATGGTCCCACATATTTTTAGATCACAGCTTGCAATGCCAGAACCCagtaaagtttaaaaaaaatacttaagaAGAGTGCATATCATTTTGCCTTTTTTGCTTTATTCATACTTGAGACATGAAATCAGGTGTCAATACACACAGTTTTACCTTTGCAGAAAACAAATAGCCATTTAGTATGCTGTTGTTAAATTGGGGAATCACCCTTTTGTAAATCCTGGGTCTCTGGAAACATATGACATACAAGTATACCCATTCAATTTAAACTTGTATAATCTGAAGTTTTCCGTCTGTGTGGATTTCTTGTAgattcatgtattcatgtacactgtaaaggAAGTCTTTGATAACTTGATAAATATGCAGGAATAATCACTTAACAATatctaaaacaaaatgctgGAGTTGTATGGCATACTTTTCTGTCCTCTCTCCTAAATCACCTGTGGTTACTGTGAAATCGGACTAAGTGTGAATTTGCTGAACAGTTGGTTGAATATTATTACCTTTTCAGACAAGATTTAGGTGTCTCAGACATGAATTACGATTTTGAAAAAGATAAATCAGGGCTATAAATCAGTTGGCATGGTGAAATCTCAGCTAGTGTGTACTATTATCGGCACAGTTATTGTTAGCACGGATGAGAACATATGGAGCTCGACATTCGTGAATAGACAAACAGATTTTTTCTTTGCGTCTCATTTCATTATTTCCTTATCCTTGTCTGGCTGCGTGGGGCTCATACAGTAAGGCTGCTGGAGCCAGTAATGCGGGGAGGAAATATAAACAAAGTTTTGTTAGTGGTGTTCTCAACAGCCGAGAGAAAAAAGTCTGTTTGTTTATGAACCGTTGAACTGCGGGCCAGAAGATGAAGTGTAGGGGCAACCACCTTATGGTCATTGATTCCTCAATTCCTCAGGAAATCTTTAAATAGACAGAATTCAAAGAGCAACTGTCTTAATTCTTTCTTATGTAAACACGGCAGACATTTAAACAGGCAAATTGCTACAGTAAATTAAGGTCGCTTTTGTGCCTGTCTGGGCTGAGATAAGCCCAGCATTCTTTGAAAAGCTCGTCTGAAGTCCTCGTTAAATATTGTGTATAATATGGGATTGAGGGCAGAATTGACGTAGCCTAGCCAAGTCAAAGCGGCCTGCAGGTGGTAGTTGACGTAACAGTGGTTACAAAGGCTGCGGGCAATGTACATGAGGAAAAAAGGCATCCAGCACACAATAAAACACACCATAATGAGGGCCATGCGCTTAGTGGCGCGCTGTTCTCGTAACTCAAACCGGCGCTTCATGCTGGCCGTGAGGTGAGATCGGCCAAGTGGTTTGCAAGACGTGGACCATGGTAGTGAGAGAAAATGTTTACTGGCTCTCCGCAGTCGAgacttgtgtttttgtttttgttcatcgTAGGAACTGTTGTAGTCCTCCACACTTAAATCCTCTAGATTGATGCTGACACTCTTAATAAATTTGGTTCTCACGGAAATAGGGCTGGGCTGAAGTGATAGGCGCTTGTAGTGGTTACCCTTTAGTGCCTTACATCtatgtttgttttcaaattcaCTGTCATGTTCTGAGTCACTGATCTGAGAGTAGGATGGGCTGAGGATGGCGTGCCGGTCATGGTTAGAGTTGGCCGTGATTTCCACTGCATGGCGACTATTGTTAGCCATCATTATACCATTATTGGTTTTTTTCGGGATGAGATCCTTATCGGAAGCATCTCCAGGGGAGAGGCTTTTACAGTCGTCAGCATCATCACTTTTGCAATAATCCAAGTTCCCTTTGTACTGGGCCTGGTAATCTTCATTCTGTTCAGAACTGGTTGTCCCTGTCAAGCTGTCTTTTGTCACAACGGTTTGCAGTTCAAAGCTCTCCGTTTCACACTGTGGCTGCAAAGAGTCGTTGACAAATTGGGAAGACGTGTCCACTGTGACAGACCTCGGAAAGTGAATCGAGGCTTTCTTTTGAAGTTCTATGGAGCGCTTGTGGAGGGCTATAAAGATCCGAATGTAAAGGAATAGCATTAACCAAAACGGTATCACAAATGACCCAAAGGCAGAATACATGACGTAACTTTGCAACATGAAAAGGATACAGTCGTATGTTTGAGTGTTCTTATCGTACTGGTAAAAGTAAGGGATCATGTCTCGCCAGCCTATGAAAGGAGCAAAGGACACAATTAAAGAAAAAAGCCATACAAAGATGACATACACCAGTGCTCGCTTTGGGGACCTCTGTTCGTGATACCACATGGGGTAAATAGTTGCCGTATATCTGTCCACTGCAATGGTGCATAATCCCCATATTGAGGCTGTGCAGTATAACACGTCGATACACAGCCAAATGGTGCACATGACTTCACCGAATATCCAGTATCCTAACAAATCATGAACTGTAGAAATGGGAACCACGGTGGTGGCCAGTAGAAAGTCACTGAGCGCTAAATTACCTATCAAAAGGTTAGACATGGTACGTAGGTTTTTGTAACGGTACAGAGCGATTCCCACCATTAGGTTGCCGCAGGCGGTCACTAAAATCACTAACCCCATAAACACTGCCACCAGTATGAACACTGGCAATGAGCTGTACCGTCTGGACGTTAGTGAAGGGGTCAGTCTCCAAGAATACACTGTGTCCACTGTTGAAATGAAGGGCATCTGCGTTGAATGGACAGTCGCATTCCATTGTGTCATTTCACTAGCTGCTAGCACGTGGCTGAGAGCAGTACAGTTTGTCTGCAAATGTAACCCTCCCTCGTTAGAAAAGGTCAGTAGTTCTGAAATTGCACACATCTTGAAAATGTCATTTGCAAACAGGCTGGTGCTCTGACTGGACTAAAATACACACTATGTCATTGTTTTCAGTAATGGTTGCCCTCCTGCTAAGTAATTGCtactctctgtgttgttttcatgtgcaACCAACGGGCAATGAGCATCGCCCAACTCGCTGTACCATAAAGCAGGATTATTGTGATGATAGAGCTTTAGAAGTATTCCAAGTATCCAATCAGGAATGACCTTATTGTTATCAAATTACAGACTTTGTCATTTCACTGACTGCCAAAGCACCAGTTCAGCGCATGCAATTAAAATCTGCATGCATCACACTTTGCTTTTGCAATGTGGAAGTGACTGCGGCAATTTTTCAGCCGTGTAACCGTTGTGCAATCAAGCTGCGACAACAATGTAAGGCATTTCTGCTCAGTTTAGGAAGTTTATCTCTCTGATACAGCTGGTTGGTTTGCTCCAATCTCCTTCTCACCTGCGTGGGTTGTGTTTTTCCCTCTGTCTTTTGTCATCTGTAAATGGTTACATGCCAGGCAATCTGTTTAGAGGATCTCCTCCAGAGAGACTCTGATCTGCTTAAATCTTGTGCAATAAACGGTGATTGATCAAGATGGTTTTCAAACTCTGCGTCTTGCTGACTTGTTCAGTCCACGTGATTAGCCGCAAATGTGACCACAGTATTGAAgcagattgctgtcagtatTTGTGATCATCACTGCTGTAATACAGTTCTGATTTCCATCCTTCACTCCTTAATGTGTGAAATCTGTATTCAATCTGGCTTTGGAAAACCACATTTTCCAAGAGGAAATATTTAGGTATATAACCAATTAATAATTCACTCCAACTTTGGCATCCGTGTCACTTAACAAGATATCTCACTAATTTGTATGGGTTATTTGAAGTTCACTCGGACCCTGTTTCATTTGTCGTTCAGCAATTTACTTTGCCCAGAGGCAAGGTTTTTAAAGGTTACAGTCATATGGCTGTCATGGCTTCCTCTGGTTCAAGGATCTGGTAAACGGCTCGTCTACCTGTTCCGACTGTTCTCGTAAAATGTGCCATATTAGTTAATCTGCAATGATAATGAAAGAGACATGAGATAAATGATGGATGATAATTACTTTGAGGTATAAACTTACACAGGTGTGTATGAAGAGAATAATGCAAAGCCGTGTCCTTAGTTGATGAATTTTTTGTCGTTTGCATTGgtattttttggcatatctgtTTTGCTGGGGTATTTGAGTTCCTCAAAAAGAAAAGGTCAAGAATCTGCTATGGTTTTTTCCCTGGAGCAAGTTGTGCGTATGAGGATTGATTTGTGCCTAAAGACAAACCCATGTGATCAAGCCACGGTCAAATACCCACCACTGACAGACACCGATATTGAATTTGATGAATTTATTCCGCGAGCTAAAAGAGTCAGCCGTCATTTCCCTGCTGGGAACACATGGTTGAGGAACTTCAATAGAAGACCCTGTGCAAGCTGCTTGCTAAGCTCACTTTAGAAGGAATAATTCTGCCAGAGCTGGAGAAAAGTCATATGAAACAAAGTATTAAGAGTTGTATTTCATTTAGACTTATTCTCTCTTTGATCATTTTAATTACGGTAATGTTATATGGCCATTTTTGGGAGGGCCACTGGTATGGCTTATGATTGTCATGTAACCTAGGTCTCAGCTAATTAAAGTTGTCAGGCTTCAAAGTACCAAGATGGCATAACACATATGGGTTGACCTTCCATCAATAGCAGAGATTCATGGTGAATATGCATATTCCTCAAACTCTCATATTCTACAAAACCATGACTTTTTTTTAAcgtgttcattttgtaaatctgCATTCTTTTAATAGTCTGGTTGTTAAGTGGGCACCATGTAGATATTAATGTCATTAGTTTGTCTGTGCAGTGAACACATAACAGCATTTGTCCTCTTGTAGTTGATGAGGAATCTCTTTTTAGCTGTTAACGGCTTTATGTTCAGCCCTTTGCAATGGACTAAGTGAAATTTATGATCATTACGACAAACCGTATTGATCGCTTAGTTAAGTCTGTTGTGTCATTTGATACTTCACTCATGGGGGGTGTCCGTGTGAAATCACGGCTTTGTGAAGAAGTGAGCACGAAATTTGATCAACTATCACAAAGCAATCGTATTAATTCTGGTTAAATTACTGATTGCTGAAATAGATGCATTCCCATCATTTTACAATTTTCAGAGAAAAGGTAATTTACTTTATTGAAATCTACTTATAGAAACCCAGGCAAAAGTCAAGTAAATTTAATTATTGACATTGTATGGTATATGCTAGTCTATACTCCCAACCAATTAAGTAATTGTATTAGTAATAAATCttcatttttctgaaaaaaaaaatttgttttgaatttaGCCTGGTCATAAATACAGACACTTATCGTATAAGGacagaataacatttattgATTGGTCTGAGCTACCATCTTCAAATCAAGAGCAGACTACTGTCTTTTTTGATGCGACATCTAAGTTCAGTGTCCACTTGCCATTCTTGGTTTAGAGTCTTCAGTCAAGTGTGATACCCTTATATTCAGCTCTGATTCAGCTATTTAATTTTTAGTGCCTGAGCTCAAATATgcaaacatttcaaatgtacTCAAGGAATGCTCATTGACTTTTATGTTGATTATCTCATGATGTAGTAGTCAAAATGGATATCTTTGGGAGGATGTTTCATATAACTAAAAACTTATGAAAAATTTCAGGATTTGaccacaaaatatacataaGTATGAAAGATTCTTTTTCACTCTTCTATACCTGCATGTAATGAAAACCTTTATCTGGAGCAGTCATAGTGAATGTAATGCTTATCTCATAGGCCAGTAGTCCTGTTGTGTGAGGATTGTTATCATTCTTAAACCTAcatgattgtacatgttttatCTCAGGTCAGTTTAGCTATTTTTTATTACTTGGtgaaaagcaaaagaaaaaaagaagcagATGTAATGGCTGTAATCATTTTTGTTGAGCTTTAGGATGAATTGTCAATGTAATTTCTTGTAATGTGACTATACATGGGAAACTTTTGATACCTGAAGTAATATGTACTGTAGCTGCATTGTTTATTGGCCGTTCATGCCTTGGCAATAATGATTTATGGGATAACTGGTTAGACACCTCTCATGTGTTTTGAGGAAAACAAAGGTCAATCCTGCTTGGACCAATCCTTCACCATGTGTATAGCCCTTTACACGGTTGAGTATACATCAAAGTCTTCAAGATGCAGACATTTGTATTATTATAGTAGGTTCTTTGTTCACATATTAATCATGCCAAGGGTAAGCAGCTAATTACGTGGTTGAGGGTAGAACACTACAGTATAGTTGAGAGGCGGAATATTGCAATGGTTAGTAGAGTTGACTATTTCCCAGATAGCATCTCTTGTTGTGTGGTGGTTATTCTTGGGACAGGGTGATGGGAAGGAGCAGTGATTGGGGGTCAGGAAATGGGGGTCAGTTGTATAGAAGCTGAACACAATGCCTGCTTGTCACCCTGATGGATTGCTGAGGAGACCAGGGACCAACATGGTGCTCTGGAGGTCTTCTCTGATCAGCAACAAAATCTGTCAATCCAAACAAATTCTTGACTGCTATTTATGTCTGTGATTGATATAGTTATGAATGTAAATATGACACGCTCAACAAATACTGTTTGAGTAATGAAGTTCAGGCTGTCTTCAGTTAATTTACATATAAACTGAAATCTATAATGTGTTCCATCTGTTTGCTGAGTACAAATTTGTAACGTCCCAACTTTTAACATGGGTCAAACAGACATGGATTTCCTGTGGGATATCTCAACAATTACAAATTTGGTGCTTGTTTCCTTGAAGTCTCCTTTTGTCCTGATGTGGTACATGTGTCCATGTTACTGATGGaattataaataaatggatgaagTAGAAAGCTTGTTAAACAATTCCTCCTCTACATGCAGGGAATATTCCAGGCAGAATACTGCTAGAGTTAAATGAAATTCCTCGAATTTAATCAGTGCTGGCATGTTTTGTAGTGTTTTTAGAACTGCAAAAATACATTTCCAATTAACTTGATGCGTGCATAAAATGTGTGAAAGACATTTTATGTACCAGCAACAGGATATGATGATGTTTGCTCATCTCGATTAGGACAAGCAAATGACCAAAACAGTGGTGGCCACGAAGGAGTGAAATCTAAGGCTCATCCCGATTAGGACAAGCAAATGACCAAAACAGTGGTGGCCACGAAGGAGTGAAATCTAAGGCTCATCCCGATTAGGACAAGCAAATGACCAAAACAGTAGTGGCCACGAAGGAGTGAAATCTAAAAACCTCATTGACCTCATTCACttctttaaagtgaaataaagcTTGACATTTAAGGTATATAAACCTAAGTTAGGCAAACTAATGAAAGATGCAGTTATCTTTATTTAGACTTTTTTTCTACTGATTCTGATGATGTTAGATCTGATAATTAATTTTTTACCAAGCATGTCgaactgaaatattattttatcgCTATGTTGCATATGTCCTGTATGCCTCTTTAGTACATACTTATCTGTAGCATTGAAAGTAATAATGGGACTTTGAGCATTTAAATGCATGTCATCATGTACTGTGTCCATACTGGTTTAGAGAAGGCATGGAAAATCATAACAGTATTCTAAACTTCCAAACATAATTATGAGAGCCTGTTTTAGGGTTGAATGGTTATCTGGTCTCTGACAGAGAGCGTTTTCAATGTGATGGTTTTCAGTTTTCCTCACAATGCTTTTTCTCATGTCTCTTCACAATACTGGTAATTAAGTCAGAGTTTGCATCACAGTTATAAAAAGTAATCGTATCTGTAATTGGACTATGTCTGTGCAAGTGTGCAAATAACTCTGGGTTGACCTGTTTAAATTCCACTGCAATAACACTGAGTGTTTTTCAGTCACTTCACCAGGCCAGAGGGAATTCATTCCCTGTGTCTCCATTAGGAACAATTACTTTTGTGCTGAATACATGTTGGGACCATAATAtgagatgattttttttcttgtgggTTAGAAAGTTTTTTGTTGAGTTGTGTAATTGTGTTGTTGAGATGCATAATTGTCTTGTTATGGGATGTTTGTAAGCACATAATGAGGCCTTGTATTAAATGCCGATGTGCTACCTGCTGATCACTTTGACACCGAGTGACAGGTTGGCCTTCTTGCACTTTAGCACTGTACAGGTGGCAAGTCATTAATTAAGTGCAGAAGCACTTCTAATTGATAGCTGTGAAGAATAAGGACTTCTAGCTGTCTGATCACCTGGGTGCTTTAACAGGCTGGTATTTACGTTCATTTGACATGAAGGCTTCTGTCTATGGCACAGATAGTTATATAGGTGTCAAGTCATAAATATGTAAGCATTAGAACAATACAAGTTAATAGATGTGCATGTTTAACCTTGATAGCTGGATATAAGTGTTCAGAACAGTTAAATGATGTGTTAtttgaaaagttaaaattttaataagTAGGGCATGAAAGCAGCTCCTTAGAAAtcatatagatgtatattaTGAGGTGGATGCCAGGTGCAGATAAGGTCCATTAACCAAGAGTCCAATAAAAAGAATCACAGGAGATATGGTGGCCACCCAgtgaatgaacaaaaatatatttcagtggCAATGTCTCTGTTGGCAACCAAAATACTATAGCCatatgtactgtaaatgacctcaaatttcgcccacaaacatgcaattttagaggcaaatatatgtcacaaaatatcatttttggtgctgaaacaacAGCtgcatttttccagtaggatatcatccatGTACCAGGCAAACCTCTAAACATCTTCTCAATTCAATGGAACTTGATCGCAGAATCAGCAAAAAgttgggcaagttagtcatggacaaaatttatggtcatttaaggtatGTGAGAAAAACAGATCTTGAAGGAAAATAGTAGTCATGTATATGCCTCTGATGTTGTATACATTGAAACCAAACATGCATCAATGTGTATACGACAACCAAGTGCTTGCATAAATGCAGGCTCAGCAAAAATGTCTGAAAAGAACAAAGACTCTTCGCAATGTTCAGATTGTAAAATATCTATGTACACTTGTTCTGCATGCTAAATAAAGTATGATTAAAGCATTATTACCTCATTGTGGTTAATggatttctgtttatttatttatttgattggtgttttacgccatactcaagaatatttcacttatgccacagcggccagtataatggtgggaggacaccgggcagagcttaggggaacccacgaccatccgccagTTTCAGTGGATTTCACTGATCTGTTCAAAAACATTGTACATTAGATCATTGGTGTTACATTTAGCAATTGGGTTTTGTGTGTGTAGCACAATTATGGTCTCCCATTGCAATGAATCAGTGATTAATCTTTCTGAATCCATGCTGGTCAAAAAGGACACAAGAAAGAAACTGTCTGCAATGTCTGATTGTTATTCGATGGAGCCAACTGATTTGCTGCATTGTCTTCCATGTCATAGCACGTCTGGCCTTAGACTCAAGTCTTCTGTTAGAGTGTCCATAGGAAGACTGTATGACTTGCTTTCTGGGGGGCAGAATTAGCATGACTGTTTCAAAACAATCAGGTTAATGGTTCCAGTGCTTTTGTTCTTCGAAATAACTGATACCACTGATGGATTGTGGGCCCGTCAGCTTCAGAGTAGCCATCAAGCATATCATCTGTCTTCTACCTTTCCTCTGCCATAAATTGcactcttttgtttttttgacttCTTTGTCATCTTTGGTTATTATTTCTGCCCATAAATTCTTATTGTCACCATCATTATCTCCCACCCTGGACAATTGCCAAATGATTACGTGCTGTGTTCTTTCTTTTGTCCCACTTGCCTTGttagtaatttttttaacatttgttgaTGCAGGCCAGCGGTGTGTATTTAAAATCATTTGCTAGAACATTTGGCTGCAACTGGCTTCATTGAGTTTTAGAGAACTCTTGAAATGGTTTCCTTTGCTGGTATTACCCTTTAGTACAGCTACAGTACTCTTTTGACATTAGAAACAACAAATTGTGGGCAGTTAAGGATTACTTGGAGATAGGCAATATTTATGAAATCAGGCTGTATGTTTAATGAATTTGTGCTAATGAGACTTCAGTCGATAAGGAGGAGTCTAAATTACATTTGCCAGCAGGGATACAGTGTAGTATAATTGAATGATACACAGGTAAATGtggatgtatatacatattcatgacacacaaaacaccaaattaTATGAGATTATGCCAGATAAATATGCTTTTTaggacaaacaaacaaacaaacaaacaaaacaaaactaccaATGGAGCAAGACTTAAGTCGGGTAGGCGACAAGTTCCTTTACCTGTGCACAATATACTGATAGACTTTtcgaggtgtgtgtacatgtaccaagaacAGTGCCTTTATCTGTGCACGATATATTGATAGACTTTTCgaggtgtgtgtgcatgtaccaAGAACAGTGCCTTTATCTGTGCACAATATATTGATAGACTTTTCgaggtgtgtgtgcatgtaccaAGAACAGTGCCTTTATCTGTGCACAATATATTGATAGACTTTTCgaggtgtgtgtgcatgtaccaAGAACAGTGCCTTTATCTGTGCACAATATATTGATAGACTTTCTgaggtgtgtgtgcatgtagCAAGAACAGTTCCTTTACCTGTGCACAATGTACTGATGGActttttgaggtttgtgtgCATGTACCAAGAACATTGCCTTTATCTGAAAAAGCATCAGTACACCCTTTTATATTAAATAATGCTTTTATCCATGAGATATTTAgcacaaaatcatttcaaacTAAGTGTGTACTGTATGCAAGCTGTGTAAACCCATCAGCCCTATGACATCTTTATGAGGCTGAATATATTGCACAGAATACCTAAGTTTTTCCTCCACGAAGCTGTCAATATCCGTGTttgaatggtacatgtagctgtattcTATAGTGTATGTAAGATGTCCAAGTATAGTTCTAGTTAAAGTCTTTCAAAGTGATGTTTGAAAGAAATGAATTAAGCAATGAAT encodes the following:
- the LOC135467513 gene encoding octopamine receptor 2-like; the protein is MCAISELLTFSNEGGLHLQTNCTALSHVLAASEMTQWNATVHSTQMPFISTVDTVYSWRLTPSLTSRRYSSLPVFILVAVFMGLVILVTACGNLMVGIALYRYKNLRTMSNLLIGNLALSDFLLATTVVPISTVHDLLGYWIFGEVMCTIWLCIDVLYCTASIWGLCTIAVDRYTATIYPMWYHEQRSPKRALVYVIFVWLFSLIVSFAPFIGWRDMIPYFYQYDKNTQTYDCILFMLQSYVMYSAFGSFVIPFWLMLFLYIRIFIALHKRSIELQKKASIHFPRSVTVDTSSQFVNDSLQPQCETESFELQTVVTKDSLTGTTSSEQNEDYQAQYKGNLDYCKSDDADDCKSLSPGDASDKDLIPKKTNNGIMMANNSRHAVEITANSNHDRHAILSPSYSQISDSEHDSEFENKHRCKALKGNHYKRLSLQPSPISVRTKFIKSVSINLEDLSVEDYNSSYDEQKQKHKSRLRRASKHFLSLPWSTSCKPLGRSHLTASMKRRFELREQRATKRMALIMVCFIVCWMPFFLMYIARSLCNHCYVNYHLQAALTWLGYVNSALNPILYTIFNEDFRRAFQRMLGLSQPRQAQKRP